AAATAATTGTCTTCAAAAGGCATGTTTTCAGAATCACCTAATACTAATTCAATTCTGTTTGAAAGATTTTTTTCTTCTACTTTTTTTCTTCCAACTTCCAGCATTCCTGCAGAAATATCTAAACCAATAATTTTTTCGGCTTTGCTTTGTGCCATTAAAATTGCCAGGTCCCCGGTTCCGGTAGCAATATCAAGTATAACTTTTGGCTTTGAATCAGAAACTATTTTTAATACTTTTTTACGCCATTTTACATCTATTCCAAATGAAATCACACGATTTAAGTTATCGTAGTTTCCTGATATAGTGTCAAACATTTGTGCAACCTGTTCTTTTTTGCCTAAAGTTGAGTTTTTGTACGGAGTTATTTTTTCAGACATTTTTTTTATTTACGCAAATATAACATAAAGTATTTAACTGCAATTGTGTTTCTTAATTAGGATTGAATGTTTTTAGATATTAATTGTATTTTGTAAAATCACTAAAAGTGGGTATTGTAGGTAAAGTATTTATTGGTGAATTTAGCACTTGTAAAAATGTTAATATTTTTTCAATGATAAATAGAGATACAATGACCCAAATCAAGTGGGTGCTCCTTGCGCTTAGCATCTCATTTGTTCTTGTAAGCTGTTTTGAAAGTACTGTTTTTGAGAGCAGTATTATATTTAAAGTGCAAAATACGTTCTTAGGATTAAATTTGTTTTTGGAAATTTTAATTTTCTTTGCCTTTAGTACCTTCGTGGTATTTGGTATTAAGGGTTTTTTTGAGATGTACTCTCAAAAAATATCAAATGTTATTATATTCCTTTCAGGGGTATTTTTAATATTTGTAATTTTTATTTTATGTTATCAAATATTGTTTCAAGAGTAGGTCATTGCTCTAATCATTTGATTTAAAAAAAACATCCTCAATTTTTGAGGATGTTTTTTTTTATTTTTTAATGTATGTTTCGTAGGTATAATCATAAAGATGGGTTTCGTCTTTATAGTTGGCTTCGGATTCTACCAGTTGCCATTCCCTTTCATTGATTACAGGGAAAAAAGCATCAGCTTCAAAAGTGTGGTGAACACGTGTTATTTCAATTATATCAGCATATTGTAATCCAAGCGTATAAATTTCGCCTCCTCCTATAATGTATGAATCTTCATTTTCGGGGCACATCGCAATTGCTTTTTCAATGCTGTCAACCACTATGCAGCCTCCCGGGTTATAATTTTCTTGTCGGGATATAACAATATGTGTTCTGTTAGGCAGTGGTTTTGGAAAGCTTTCGAAAGTTTTTCTTCCCATTATAATATGGTGATTAGTAGTAAGCGATTTGAATCTTTTAAAATCGTTTGGGAGATGCCAGACTAATTTGTTTTTCTTTCCCAAGGCATTGTTTTCGGCAACAGCCGCTATCATTATAAGCATAGTGTGTTAAAGACTAAATTTTATTTTCAGGATTTTCATTGATAGAAGACTCTAATTGATTAATTCTCTTCTGCTGAAGCGCAACCAATCGGTCAATCTGCTCTCTTTCCCATTTTTTATTCATAAATCGATCTGTAATGTAGATTTTTATGAAGTGCAAAATAAAGATAAAAAACCATAAAGTAATGATCCATGTACACCAATTTTGTTCTGTTCCAATACTAAAACCAAAAAAACGATTAGCTACAAATAAAAATAAGCTTCCTAACAAAAAAAGAACAAAATGAAAATATAAAGCTTTTTTCTGTCTGATTCTTTTACGGGCATACTCATATTGTTCATGTACTTCTTTTTCCATAATTTATTCAAAATAAGATCATAAAGTTATAATTTATTTTGAAAAATCGCTATTTTGAATAAATAATATTTGATTCAAAATGGTCTTAAAATCCGAATTTATAAATTAAAAAGCCTAAAATTATCGATAGTGTAAAAAATATATTTCTGGTTGCTATAATCATAAATCATACAGGGTACGTATTGATTAATCAGATGAATTTGCGAACTTTGAAGGTATAAATCTAAAAATGAAACAGTTATGTCTTTAAAAAAGCAATTTATCAAAACAAAACCGGTGTGTAAGGTTACATTCTCTGTCGAAGCCAAAGATGCGAGCTCAGCAGCTGTAGTTGGAGATTTTAATAATTGGAATCCAGAAGAAGGAAGTTTGAGCAAGTTAAAAAACGGAACATTTAAAGCGACTTATGACTTAGTAAAAGATGCAATTTATGAGTTTAAGTATTTAATCGATGGAGTTTATGTAAACGATCCGGAAGCAGATTCTTATAAATGGAATGATTTTGCCGGAAGTGAAAACAGTGTTTTAGCTGTATAAAAAAATCCGCTTGAATTGAAGCGGATTTTTGTTCTTATACAGCAACACTACCTTTTATAGCAGGGTGTGGATCATAGTCAACAAGAGTGAAATCATTATAATCAAAATCAAAAATGTTTTTGATCTCTGGATTTAAAATCATTTTTGGTAATGGCTTTGGTTCGCGAGTCAATTGTAATTCTAATTGCTCGAAATGATTGTTATAAATGTGTGCATCACCAAATGTATGAATGAATTCACCGCATTCTAAATCACACACCTGAGCAATCATCATGGTCAATAATGCATAAGAAGCAATATTGAAAGGTACTCCTAAAAAGATATCAGCACTTCGCTGGTACAACTGACACGAAAGTTTTCCTTTTGTTTCTCCTTTTTCGGTATTAGGACTTGAAACATAAAATTGAAAAAAAGCATGGCAGGGAGGTAAAGCAGCTTTATTATCAGATACATTTTCTCCAAATGATTTCTTCGTATCCGGTAAAACGGAAGGGTTCCAGGCAGAAACCAGCATTCTGCGGCTATTCGGGTTTGTTTTTAATTCAGTTATTAATTCTGAGATTTGATCAATTTCTTCACTATTCCAATTGCGCCACTGATGTCCGTAAACGGGACCTAAATCGCCATTAGAATCAGCCCATTCATCCCATATTTTTACTCCGTTTTCCTGAAGGTATTTAATATTGGTATCACCCTTTAAAAACCAAAGTAATTCATAAATGATAGATTTAAGATGCAGTTTTTTAGTAGTAACCATTGGAAAACCTTCATTTAAATCAAAACGCATCTGGTATCCAAAAACACTTTTAGTACCTGTTCCGGTTCGGTCTCCTTTTTGATTGCCGTTTTCTAAAACGTGTTTTACTAAATCTAAGTATTGTTTCATTTTATAAAATCTAAATAATTAATTCTGAAATCTAAAGTCAAAAATCTATGAATTTTATCTTCTGGAGATTTCGTCTCTAATTTTAGCGGCTTTTTCATAATCTTCCTGAGAAACTGCCTGATCCAATAATTCATTCAACTCTTGTAAGCTGTGTTTGGCATAAACATCTCCGGACTGATTTGTTTCTTCTTCCTGACCAAACGTTTCAGGATTAGAAAGTACATCATCAATTTCCTGTGTGCCGGGATCGGTTTCTGCAGTACTTGATTTCAGGTAAATTCCGGCTTTATCTAAAATGTTTTTATAAGTAAATATTGGAGCGCTGAATCTTAACGCCAATGCAATAGCATCAGATGTTCTGGCATCAATAATTTCTTCGATTTTGTCTCTTTCGCATATCAAGCTTGAATAAAAAACACCGTCAACAAGTTTATGTATAATGACCTGTTTTACTACTATGTCAAATCTTTCGGCGAAATTTTTAAATAAATCATGCGTTAATGGGCGGGGAGGTTTAATCTCTTTTTCTAAGGCAATAGCAATTGATTGGGCTTCAAAAGCGCCAATAACAATTGGTAATTTTCTTTCGCCATCCACTTCGTTCAAAATTAAGGCATAAGCGCCATTTTGAGTTTGACTGTATGATATTCCCTTTATAGATAATTTTACTAGACTCATATATGTTTGTAAAAAAGGCACTTAGCGCCTCTATTTAATACTTTTTTTGACTGAAAAATAAAGGTGCAATTTTAATCAAAAAATATGGAACAAAAAAGCCACCTAAACAAAGATACGATTATCTTATTTTTAGGCAGCTATATTTTTACAGAGAATTTTTAAATTAAGAATGTTGCGCTTTGAAAGCTTTTAGTTTCTCAATTAATTGTGGTACGATTTTGAAAGCATCTCCTACGACACCATAATCTGCTACTTTAAAAAATGGGGCTTCAGGGTCGCTGTTAATGACTACTTTCACTTTAGATGAGTTGATACCGGCAATATGCTGAATAGCTCCTGAAATACCTATAGCAATATATAAGTTTGTGGCAACTGGTTTCCCTGTTTGTCCAACGTGTTCGCTGTGAGGTCTCCATCCTAAGTCAGAAACGGGTTTTGAACATGCCGTTGCAGCGCCCAATACGGCAGCTAAATCTTCTATCAATCCCCAGTTTTCAGGGCCTTTTAATCCGCGTCCTCCAGAAACTACAATATCTGCATCAGCTATTGATACTTTTCCGCTTACTTTTTCTACAGAATCTACTTTTACACCAAAATCATTATCTCCAATTGAAGGATTAAAATCTTCTTCGGTTGCAGATCCTGCACTTTCAAAAATGCCATAAGAGTTTTTTGCAAGACCCAGAACTTTTATATCTGTACTGATTTCTGTAATGTTGAAAGCTTTGTTTGAAAAAGCATTCCTTTTTACCTGAAATGGAGAAGTGCTAACCGGTAATCCCACTACATTTGAAGCAAATCCAGCTTCTAAGGCTACAGCTACCAATGGCGAAAGGTAAATACTATCTGTAGTTGAAGAAAGCAAAACTAATTTTGTCCCTTCTTTTTCAGCTGCTTGTTTAATAACATCAGCGTAAGCTTTTGCATTAAAACCAGCTAATTTATCATTGTTTACTTTTAAAACCTTGTCAACTCCGTATTTTGCTAATTCGCTAACATCACTTATGTTTACAGTCAAAGCTGTAACCGTAGTTCCTAATGATTCTGCTACTTTTTTAGCGTAAGAAGCTAATTCGAAAGCGACTTTTTTAAATTTTCCTTCTGCAGATTCTGCATATATTAATATTGACATGATATTTTTGTTTAAAGGTTATTAGTTTCAAGTTTCAGGTTTTAAACTGAACACTCAATACTAGATTACTTTCGCTTCGTTGTGTAATAAATTGATTAACTCATCTAAATTATCTGCAGGCACTAATTTTACTGCAGATTTAGGAGCTGGTTTTTCAAATTTTACAGCTTTTGTATTAACAGCTGCATCAACTGGCTCAAAAATGGTAAGCGCTTTTGTTCTTGCTGTCATAATTCCTCTCATGTTTGGAATACGTAAATCTTTTTCCTCGACAAGGCCTTTTTGACCTCCAATAATTAAAGGAAGAGTAGTACTTACTGTTTCTTTTCCTCCGTCAATTTCGCGAACAGCTTTTACATTGTTTCCGTCAACAGTAATAGCTGTACAGGAATTTAAAAAGTTATAACCTAAAATTCCGGAAATCATACCAGGAACCATTCCACCGTTATAATCCAAAGATTCTTTCCCTGCAATTACTAAGTCGTAACCGCCATTTTTAATTACTTCAGCCAATTGTTTAGCAACAAAAAAACCGTCTGTTGGGTTTGTATTTACACGAATTGCTTCATTCGCACCAATTGCCAAAGCCTTGCGTAAAGTTGGCTCTGTATCCGGACCACCAACATTTACAACCGTTACATTTGCTCCTTGTTGTTCCTGAAACCAGATAGCACGGGTTAAACCAAATTCATCATTAGGATTAATTACATATTGTACACCATTGGTATCAAATTCTGAATCACCATTGGAGAAGTTAATTTTTGAAGTAGTATCAGGCACATGGCTGATGCAAACCAATATTTTCATAAGTATATATTTTGAATTTATAATATGCTTTTACAAATTTAGAATTTAATTTGGAATAATTATACTATGCATGCATAATATTTTTTAAAACTATTACGATTTCGGAAATTGCTGGTTTTTGGGATACTTTTCTAAAAAAATAAAATCAAAATTTTATTGATAGTATAGGTTTTTAGAGAATTTTATTTTTTGAGGGTATGTAGAACGCTTAATGATAGTTAATTAATGTTCTTTCTCGAAATAACATAAAAAAAGATTTTTGAATGTTTTAGAATAAATCAGATAAAATGGGGTTTTATGAAATATTTTTTAATGATGAAAAGTGACACTATGTCTATTTTGTAAATATCACAATAAATTTTAAAAAGTTAAAAGTGAAAGAAGAAAGAGAAGTTGCTGTTATTTTAAAGTCAATTTATGCTTTTAAGTTATTTAAAATATTTATTTTTGCTCATCAGAAAAAAGAATATAACATACAACTATGAGAACAATACAATTTAGAGAGGCCATTTGCGAAGCGATGAGCGAAGAAATGCGTCGCGATGAATCCATATATTTAATGGGCGAAGAGGTTGCAGAATACAACGGAGCATACAAAGCTTCAAAAGGAATGCTTGCTGAGTTTGGCGAAAAAAGAGTAATCGATACTCCAATTGCTGAGCTTGGGTTTACAGGAATTGCTGTAGGTTCTGCAATGAACGGAAACCGACCAATTGTAGAATATATGACTTTCAACTTTTGTTTAGTTGGTATTGATCAGATTATAAACAACGCTGCTAAAATGCGTCAGATGACAGGAGGACAGTTTAATGTGCCTATCGTTTTCCGCGGACCAACTGCTTCTGCAGGTCAATTAGGAGCAACTCACTCCCAGGCTTTAGAAAACTGGTTTGCAAACACTCCGGGTCTTAAAGTTATTGTGCCTTCAACTCCTTATGATGCAAAAGGACTCTTGAAATCAGCAATTCGTGATAATGATCCTGTAATTTTTATGGAATCAGAGCAAATGTATGGTGACAAAGGAGAAGTGCCGGACGGAGAATATGTAATTCCAATTGGGGTTGCTGATGTTAAGCGTGAAGGTACTGATGTAACAATCGTTTCTTTCGGAAAAATCATCAAAGAAGCTTTTATCGCTGCTGATGAATTAGCAAAAGAAGGAATCTCTTGTGAAGTTATCGATTTAAGAACAGTTCGCCCTATGGATAATGAAGCAATCTTAAAATCTGTTAAAAAAACAAACCGTTTGGTAATTTTAGAAGAAGCTTGGCCATTCGCCAGTATTTCATCTGAAATCACATATATCGTACAAGAGCAGGCTTTTGATTTTCTTGATGCGCCAATTCAGCGTATTACAACTGCTGATGCTCCTGCACCTTATTCACCTGTTTTACTGAAAGACTGGTTGCCTAATGCAGGTGATGTAGTGAAAGCAGTAAAAAAAGTAATGTACAAATAATAATACATACATACTCATAAAAACTTCATCATTCATTGGTTAATTGATGAAGTTTTTTTTTGCCGGAATATGAAAAGAATAATTTTACTCAGCCTGTTTTTTGTATTTGCTTTAGCAAACCATGTTTTTGCGCAAACTAAAGTGAGTGGAATTGTTTTGGACAAATCCAATCAGCCTGTTCCGTTTGCAAATGTGGTTTTTAAGGGTTCAAATACGGGAATAGTTTCTAATGAAGACGGACGTTTTTATTTAGAATCACCAAATACGTATACCGCTTTGTTAGTGACTTCTGCAGGATTTTCAGATAAGGAAGTTCCTTTGGAAAAAGCAGTAAATTATAATTTTAAAATTGTCTTAAGCGAACCTGAGGCGCTTAATGAAGTTGTTATTTTTACCGGTAAAACTTCAAAAAAGAACAATCCGGCATTGGATATCTTGAGGAAGATTTGGGAAAGAAAACGTAAAAATGGTCTTTATCAATTCAATCAGTATCAAATGCAGAAGTACGAAAAAGTCGAGTTCGATATGAACACGATTGATAGTGCTTTCATGAAAAATAAACTTTTCAAAGGAATGGAGTTTGTTTTCAATCATGTCGATACTTCTGATGTTACAGGTAAAACGTATTTACCAATTTTTATCAACGAATCCGTATATGATGTTTACGGAGATAATAAATTAAAGAAAGTAAAAGAAAATTTATCCGGAAATAAAATGTCAGGATTCAATGGGAATCAGCAGATTTTGTCTTTTGTAAAAGATCTTTATTCGGATTATAATATCTACGACAATCACCTTAAGTTTTTTGATAAAAGTTTTACAAGCCCGCTTTCAAAAACGGGAATTGATGTTTATAATTATGTGTTGAAAGACAGTGCTTTTATTGACAAAAAATGGTGTTATAATATTGTTTTTTATCCAAGACGTAAAAACGAACTGACTTTTAAAGGAGATTTCTGGGTAAACGATTCGACTTTTGCCATCAAAAAAATTAATATGGGCGTTACCAAAAGCGCCAATATTAACTGGGTAAAAGATATTTATATCGAACAGGAATTTGAAGTAGAAAACGATTCGGTTTTCCTTTTAACCCGCGATTATATGATGTCGGATTTTGCTTTGAATAAGAAGGAAAAATCTAAAGGGGTTTATGGAAAACGAACGACTTTATATAGAAATCATAAATTCAATATTCAGAAACCGGAGAAATTTTATAAAGAAGAAGTTAATTTTATAGATAATGCTGTTTATGAACGACCGGATGAATTTTGGGAAGAAAATCGTTTTGAAAAACTAAATAAAGACGAGCAGGGAATATATAAAATGCTCGATACTTTGCAGACAGTCAAGAAATTTAAACAGCTTTATAGTTTAGTTTCTATTTTAGGAAGTGGTTATGTAGAATTCAAGAATTTCGATTATGGGCCTATTTTCTCTACTTTCGGTTATAATGAAGTCGAGGGTTTGAGGCTCAGGGTAGGAGGAAGAACTTATTTTGGACCTAATGATCCATGGCGAATCCAGGCTTATACAGCATACGGATTTGACGATAATAAATTCAAATACGGCGTTTCAGGAAAATGGATGCTGGATAAGAAAAACAGATTGATTATTTCTGGAGGAAACAGACGTGATATCGAACAAATCGGAGCTAGTTTAACCACAACAAATGATGTTTTAGGGCGAAGTTTTGCTTCTTCGGCGTTGTTTACAACAGGAAGCAACGGAAAACTGACCAATATTAATCTGAGTAACGTTTCTATTGAAATGGAAGCTAAGAAAAATTTTATAGTTTCTGCAGGTTTTTCATATCGCACGTTAGAATCAGCATCTCAAACTTTTAGTTTAGACTATTATAAAACTTTGCCATCTGTTTCAAATCCGGCTGGTGTAGTTGAAAGTAAGGTTACGCAATCTGAGGCTAATATTCAGTTTGAGTTTATGCCAAATCGTAAAACAATTGGTTATGGAGTTGAAAGGGATCTTGTTGACAGCCCGTTTAGCCATTTCTTCGTTAACTTCAGTTATGGTCTTAAGGGAGTACTCAATAGTGATTTTGCTTATGAAAAAGTGCAGTTGTTTTACAGACAGCCTATTATTATAGGACCGTTAGGAAGAACAAATATCACACTTGAAACAGGAAAAACTTTTGGTAAAATTCCGTTAGGATTAATGAGTGTAATTCCGGGGAACCAGACGTATTTTACGATTGAGAATACTTTTAGCAACCTGAATTT
The Flavobacterium flavigenum genome window above contains:
- a CDS encoding electron transfer flavoprotein subunit beta/FixA family protein codes for the protein MKILVCISHVPDTTSKINFSNGDSEFDTNGVQYVINPNDEFGLTRAIWFQEQQGANVTVVNVGGPDTEPTLRKALAIGANEAIRVNTNPTDGFFVAKQLAEVIKNGGYDLVIAGKESLDYNGGMVPGMISGILGYNFLNSCTAITVDGNNVKAVREIDGGKETVSTTLPLIIGGQKGLVEEKDLRIPNMRGIMTARTKALTIFEPVDAAVNTKAVKFEKPAPKSAVKLVPADNLDELINLLHNEAKVI
- a CDS encoding pyruvate dehydrogenase complex E1 component subunit beta translates to MRTIQFREAICEAMSEEMRRDESIYLMGEEVAEYNGAYKASKGMLAEFGEKRVIDTPIAELGFTGIAVGSAMNGNRPIVEYMTFNFCLVGIDQIINNAAKMRQMTGGQFNVPIVFRGPTASAGQLGATHSQALENWFANTPGLKVIVPSTPYDAKGLLKSAIRDNDPVIFMESEQMYGDKGEVPDGEYVIPIGVADVKREGTDVTIVSFGKIIKEAFIAADELAKEGISCEVIDLRTVRPMDNEAILKSVKKTNRLVILEEAWPFASISSEITYIVQEQAFDFLDAPIQRITTADAPAPYSPVLLKDWLPNAGDVVKAVKKVMYK
- a CDS encoding electron transfer flavoprotein subunit alpha/FixB family protein, whose protein sequence is MSILIYAESAEGKFKKVAFELASYAKKVAESLGTTVTALTVNISDVSELAKYGVDKVLKVNNDKLAGFNAKAYADVIKQAAEKEGTKLVLLSSTTDSIYLSPLVAVALEAGFASNVVGLPVSTSPFQVKRNAFSNKAFNITEISTDIKVLGLAKNSYGIFESAGSATEEDFNPSIGDNDFGVKVDSVEKVSGKVSIADADIVVSGGRGLKGPENWGLIEDLAAVLGAATACSKPVSDLGWRPHSEHVGQTGKPVATNLYIAIGISGAIQHIAGINSSKVKVVINSDPEAPFFKVADYGVVGDAFKIVPQLIEKLKAFKAQHS
- a CDS encoding dihydrofolate reductase, which encodes MLIMIAAVAENNALGKKNKLVWHLPNDFKRFKSLTTNHHIIMGRKTFESFPKPLPNRTHIVISRQENYNPGGCIVVDSIEKAIAMCPENEDSYIIGGGEIYTLGLQYADIIEITRVHHTFEADAFFPVINEREWQLVESEANYKDETHLYDYTYETYIKK
- a CDS encoding thymidylate synthase, with product MKQYLDLVKHVLENGNQKGDRTGTGTKSVFGYQMRFDLNEGFPMVTTKKLHLKSIIYELLWFLKGDTNIKYLQENGVKIWDEWADSNGDLGPVYGHQWRNWNSEEIDQISELITELKTNPNSRRMLVSAWNPSVLPDTKKSFGENVSDNKAALPPCHAFFQFYVSSPNTEKGETKGKLSCQLYQRSADIFLGVPFNIASYALLTMMIAQVCDLECGEFIHTFGDAHIYNNHFEQLELQLTREPKPLPKMILNPEIKNIFDFDYNDFTLVDYDPHPAIKGSVAV
- a CDS encoding isoamylase early set domain-containing protein → MSLKKQFIKTKPVCKVTFSVEAKDASSAAVVGDFNNWNPEEGSLSKLKNGTFKATYDLVKDAIYEFKYLIDGVYVNDPEADSYKWNDFAGSENSVLAV
- a CDS encoding DUF5686 and carboxypeptidase-like regulatory domain-containing protein, producing the protein MKRIILLSLFFVFALANHVFAQTKVSGIVLDKSNQPVPFANVVFKGSNTGIVSNEDGRFYLESPNTYTALLVTSAGFSDKEVPLEKAVNYNFKIVLSEPEALNEVVIFTGKTSKKNNPALDILRKIWERKRKNGLYQFNQYQMQKYEKVEFDMNTIDSAFMKNKLFKGMEFVFNHVDTSDVTGKTYLPIFINESVYDVYGDNKLKKVKENLSGNKMSGFNGNQQILSFVKDLYSDYNIYDNHLKFFDKSFTSPLSKTGIDVYNYVLKDSAFIDKKWCYNIVFYPRRKNELTFKGDFWVNDSTFAIKKINMGVTKSANINWVKDIYIEQEFEVENDSVFLLTRDYMMSDFALNKKEKSKGVYGKRTTLYRNHKFNIQKPEKFYKEEVNFIDNAVYERPDEFWEENRFEKLNKDEQGIYKMLDTLQTVKKFKQLYSLVSILGSGYVEFKNFDYGPIFSTFGYNEVEGLRLRVGGRTYFGPNDPWRIQAYTAYGFDDNKFKYGVSGKWMLDKKNRLIISGGNRRDIEQIGASLTTTNDVLGRSFASSALFTTGSNGKLTNINLSNVSIEMEAKKNFIVSAGFSYRTLESASQTFSLDYYKTLPSVSNPAGVVESKVTQSEANIQFEFMPNRKTIGYGVERDLVDSPFSHFFVNFSYGLKGVLNSDFAYEKVQLFYRQPIIIGPLGRTNITLETGKTFGKIPLGLMSVIPGNQTYFTIENTFSNLNFYEFVTDQYTTLQWNHDFGGRIFARIPFMRKLNWREFIGVRAVHGTISDENRAINASGLPYNAPEKVYWEYNAGIGNIFKVFRIDFSWRGNYLNMPDAAKFAVKGSFGFYF
- a CDS encoding bifunctional nuclease family protein; its protein translation is MSLVKLSIKGISYSQTQNGAYALILNEVDGERKLPIVIGAFEAQSIAIALEKEIKPPRPLTHDLFKNFAERFDIVVKQVIIHKLVDGVFYSSLICERDKIEEIIDARTSDAIALALRFSAPIFTYKNILDKAGIYLKSSTAETDPGTQEIDDVLSNPETFGQEEETNQSGDVYAKHSLQELNELLDQAVSQEDYEKAAKIRDEISRR
- a CDS encoding 2TM domain-containing protein, which produces MEKEVHEQYEYARKRIRQKKALYFHFVLFLLGSLFLFVANRFFGFSIGTEQNWCTWIITLWFFIFILHFIKIYITDRFMNKKWEREQIDRLVALQQKRINQLESSINENPENKI
- the ubiE gene encoding bifunctional demethylmenaquinone methyltransferase/2-methoxy-6-polyprenyl-1,4-benzoquinol methylase UbiE, which encodes MSEKITPYKNSTLGKKEQVAQMFDTISGNYDNLNRVISFGIDVKWRKKVLKIVSDSKPKVILDIATGTGDLAILMAQSKAEKIIGLDISAGMLEVGRKKVEEKNLSNRIELVLGDSENMPFEDNYFDAITVSFGVRNFENLEKGFAEILRVLKPNGVFVILETSVPDKTPYRQGYRFYTKNILPVIGKLFSKDNSAYGYLSESAAVFPYGEALNNILRKIGFIEVVAMPQTFGVATIYSASKK